The Streptomyces kanamyceticus genome window below encodes:
- a CDS encoding trypsin-like serine peptidase yields MAMRVRLGRRHLRALLAMGALFSCLALADRNELPHAVTPTVRSGPPAEAARVGALFEGGLAGHHFCTASVVHSKGRDLIVTAGHCLSDGKGITFAPGYHDGKAPYGLWTIERVYAEDHWTHGGDEDHDLAFAVLETRKGRHVEDVTGANTLDTTAGTEHRVTVTGYPADEDAPRSCTSTANRFRAGQQRIGCPGFSSGTSGSPWVTADGHLIGVLGGYHDGGDTPDVSYSVILDMEAAALYAKAAHG; encoded by the coding sequence ATGGCGATGCGCGTACGGCTGGGCCGCAGGCACCTGCGGGCACTGCTTGCCATGGGCGCCCTGTTCTCGTGTCTCGCGCTCGCGGACAGGAACGAGCTGCCCCATGCCGTCACGCCGACCGTGCGGTCCGGGCCGCCCGCGGAGGCGGCGCGGGTCGGCGCCCTCTTCGAGGGCGGCCTGGCAGGGCACCACTTCTGCACCGCGTCCGTGGTGCACAGCAAGGGCCGCGACCTCATCGTCACCGCGGGCCACTGCCTCAGCGACGGCAAGGGCATCACCTTCGCCCCCGGCTACCACGACGGCAAGGCCCCCTACGGCCTGTGGACGATCGAGCGCGTCTACGCCGAGGACCACTGGACCCACGGCGGGGACGAGGACCACGACCTCGCCTTCGCCGTCCTCGAAACCCGGAAGGGACGGCACGTCGAGGACGTGACCGGGGCCAACACCCTGGACACCACGGCGGGCACCGAGCACCGCGTCACGGTCACCGGCTACCCCGCCGACGAGGACGCCCCGCGCAGCTGCACCAGCACCGCGAACCGCTTCCGAGCGGGCCAGCAGCGCATCGGCTGCCCCGGCTTCAGCAGCGGCACCAGCGGCAGCCCGTGGGTCACCGCCGACGGCCATCTGATCGGTGTCCTCGGTGGCTACCACGACGGCGGCGACACCCCCGACGTGTCGTACAGCGTGATCCTCGACATGGAGGCGGCCGCCCTCTACGCCAAGGCGGCGCACGGCTGA
- a CDS encoding beta-ketoacyl-[acyl-carrier-protein] synthase family protein, whose product MTRARQLLDSRGRRRVAITGIGVTTPAGCDLAEFTATVLAGRATAGPITRFDPAGLPTRFACEVSGFRPDRYLSGKERRRADRFAQYALCAALDALADAGTPARDPVRSGIACGSSFGGADSYTRQALACRDRGPGEVSPLTTTLLIPNSAAAFIGMKLGWHGPSATVSTACASGIDAISTGVGLVRDGRCDLVLAGATDSAGLTRLMMAAFCQSDALSTRNDDVATASRPFSVGRDGYVMGEGSAFLALEPFDHALARGARVYAEIAGSAQSTDSYHLTAPNPTGKWVTACMNNALDDAALTPADIGSVNAHGPSTPLGDAMETRALLAAFDGAPPPVTSSKGVFGHLMGASGAAEVAVAALTTHLGLVPPTAGHAELAADCQGLDVVSGEPRETGARPVLSNSFGLGGQNSCIILSPPEGT is encoded by the coding sequence ATGACGCGCGCCCGGCAGCTCCTCGACTCCCGCGGCCGTCGAAGGGTCGCCATCACCGGGATCGGTGTCACCACCCCGGCGGGCTGTGACCTGGCCGAGTTCACCGCCACCGTCCTGGCGGGCAGGGCGACGGCCGGGCCCATCACGCGGTTCGACCCGGCGGGTCTGCCCACCCGGTTCGCCTGTGAGGTCAGCGGCTTCCGCCCGGACCGGTATCTGTCCGGCAAGGAGCGTCGCCGCGCCGACCGGTTCGCCCAGTACGCCCTGTGCGCCGCCCTGGACGCCCTGGCCGATGCCGGGACACCGGCCCGCGATCCCGTACGGAGCGGCATCGCCTGCGGTTCCTCCTTCGGCGGAGCGGACTCCTACACCCGGCAGGCGCTCGCCTGCCGCGACCGGGGCCCCGGTGAGGTGAGCCCGCTGACCACCACGCTGCTGATCCCCAACTCCGCCGCCGCGTTCATCGGCATGAAGCTGGGCTGGCACGGGCCATCGGCCACCGTGTCCACCGCGTGCGCCTCCGGGATCGACGCGATCAGTACCGGCGTCGGCCTCGTCCGCGACGGCCGGTGCGATCTCGTGCTCGCCGGGGCCACCGACTCCGCGGGACTCACCCGGCTGATGATGGCCGCCTTCTGCCAGTCCGACGCGCTCTCGACCCGCAACGACGACGTCGCCACCGCATCGCGCCCCTTCTCCGTCGGCCGCGACGGCTACGTCATGGGCGAGGGTTCGGCGTTCCTGGCCCTGGAGCCCTTCGACCACGCGCTGGCCAGAGGCGCCCGCGTCTACGCCGAGATCGCCGGGAGCGCGCAGAGCACGGACAGTTACCACCTCACCGCGCCGAACCCCACCGGCAAGTGGGTCACCGCCTGCATGAACAACGCGCTGGACGATGCGGCGCTCACCCCCGCCGACATCGGATCGGTCAACGCCCACGGCCCGTCCACCCCGCTCGGTGACGCGATGGAGACCCGCGCGCTGCTCGCCGCCTTCGACGGTGCTCCCCCGCCCGTGACCAGTTCCAAGGGGGTGTTCGGACACCTGATGGGGGCCTCCGGTGCCGCCGAGGTGGCCGTGGCCGCGCTCACCACCCACCTCGGCCTCGTCCCGCCGACCGCGGGGCACGCCGAACTCGCCGCCGACTGCCAGGGGCTTGACGTGGTCAGCGGTGAGCCGCGGGAGACCGGCGCCCGGCCGGTGCTGTCCAACTCCTTCGGCCTCGGCGGCCAGAACTCCTGCATCATCCTCAGCCCACCCGAAGGGACGTGA
- a CDS encoding beta-ketoacyl-[acyl-carrier-protein] synthase family protein, with the protein MDRYPYRRSVAVTGMAATTPAGAGTDQLWDALIAAQGTLASTLGPTDTDGAVTEFACRLPGDGDRSWRRLGKLGRRLDPVTRLGLRTALDALADAALDDVPARTAAPGDSHRYAVVAGTAFGASTTLESPERGTFFVPMAMHNALPAAISLAAGLTGPSTAVSAACATGAVAIGEGTRLIHDGLADVVVAGGAELLTERSLTGIRASGALSERHRQFRSASRPFDVDRDGTVASEGAAFVVLEHPAHAARRGAREYGRISGYGVTCDAHHLTSPRPGGEGAARCMRSALADAGIDATDVAHVNAHATSTRVGDAAEARAIAAVFGPRTVPVTANKGVTGHMIAASGAAEAIVTLLTLAHAVAPPTANTAEVESDLEIDLVTGPPRPLGAGALLSNSFGFGGHNAALVFVPSPGAAERP; encoded by the coding sequence ATGGACAGGTATCCGTACCGGAGGTCGGTGGCGGTGACGGGCATGGCCGCGACCACCCCGGCCGGTGCGGGGACCGACCAGCTGTGGGATGCCCTGATCGCCGCCCAGGGGACCCTGGCCAGCACCCTCGGGCCCACCGATACCGACGGGGCGGTCACCGAATTCGCCTGTCGGCTGCCCGGCGACGGCGACCGGTCCTGGCGACGCCTCGGCAAACTGGGACGGCGGCTCGACCCCGTGACCCGGCTCGGATTGCGGACGGCCCTCGACGCGTTGGCCGACGCCGCCCTGGACGACGTCCCCGCCAGGACCGCCGCCCCCGGCGATTCCCACAGGTACGCGGTCGTCGCGGGCACCGCGTTCGGCGCCTCCACCACGCTGGAGTCGCCCGAGAGGGGCACCTTCTTCGTACCGATGGCCATGCACAACGCCCTGCCCGCCGCCATCAGCCTGGCCGCGGGCCTCACCGGCCCCTCGACGGCGGTCAGCGCCGCGTGCGCCACCGGCGCCGTCGCCATCGGTGAAGGGACACGCCTCATCCATGACGGTCTCGCGGACGTCGTCGTCGCGGGCGGCGCCGAGCTGCTCACCGAGAGGTCTCTGACCGGAATCCGGGCCAGCGGGGCCCTGTCGGAGCGCCACCGCCAATTCCGCTCCGCCTCCCGGCCGTTCGACGTCGACCGGGACGGGACCGTCGCGTCGGAGGGCGCGGCGTTCGTGGTCCTGGAGCATCCTGCCCACGCGGCTCGCCGCGGCGCCCGGGAGTACGGCCGCATCAGCGGATACGGCGTCACCTGCGACGCCCACCACCTGACCAGTCCCCGCCCCGGCGGTGAGGGAGCGGCGCGCTGCATGCGGTCCGCTCTGGCCGACGCGGGGATCGACGCGACGGACGTGGCGCACGTCAACGCCCACGCCACCTCGACGCGCGTCGGCGACGCGGCGGAGGCCCGGGCGATCGCGGCGGTCTTCGGCCCCCGCACCGTCCCGGTCACCGCCAACAAAGGGGTGACCGGCCACATGATCGCCGCCTCGGGCGCGGCCGAGGCGATCGTCACCCTGCTCACCCTCGCCCATGCGGTGGCCCCTCCCACCGCGAACACCGCCGAGGTCGAAAGCGATCTCGAAATCGACCTGGTGACAGGACCGCCCCGGCCGCTCGGGGCCGGGGCGCTGCTGTCCAACTCCTTCGGATTCGGCGGGCACAACGCCGCGTTGGTCTTCGTCCCCTCGCCCGGCGCGGCGGAGCGGCCATGA
- a CDS encoding thioester reductase domain-containing protein — MTRSASTPTTPTTSTTLAVPESDLRLPADISPSPTAASSPPADVLLTGATGYLGGYLLRALRAATTGTIRCLVRADDDRAAAVRLAARRAEVGAGTGAEVGADPGRVAAIAGDFTQPRFGLAPDRYQELAQSIGAVYHCGASVNMNDPYELARIPNVRGTVEVLRFAAYGQLKAVHHVSTMAVFISARACAVDAVHDDSEPSLGFSGTFGYPASKYVAEQLVRQAAARGLPAAVYRPPFVLGDSATGRSGDGEPLSTLMKVCVQLRAAPATLPSVPVCAVDHAGRVITALAPDAPRRDRPRVFNLHDPTPFPLNDAVRALRRGGHDIAVLPVDEWLALLRANRRTRPARSLYAMFEMLPYLVVATPAHRLPDLAPSRVTAMLAERGITAPPVDESFLDRLTGRLFAAEGS; from the coding sequence ATGACCAGGAGCGCCAGCACCCCCACCACCCCCACCACCTCCACCACTCTTGCCGTCCCGGAGTCCGACCTCCGGCTGCCCGCCGACATCAGCCCGAGCCCCACGGCGGCGTCTTCGCCACCGGCGGACGTCCTGCTGACCGGCGCGACCGGCTACCTGGGCGGCTACCTGCTGCGCGCACTGCGGGCCGCCACGACAGGGACCATCCGGTGCCTGGTCCGCGCCGATGACGACCGGGCCGCCGCCGTACGGCTCGCCGCCCGACGCGCGGAGGTGGGGGCCGGGACGGGAGCCGAGGTGGGCGCCGACCCCGGCCGCGTCGCCGCGATCGCGGGTGACTTCACCCAGCCGCGCTTCGGACTCGCCCCCGACCGCTACCAGGAACTCGCCCAGTCCATCGGCGCCGTCTACCACTGCGGTGCGTCCGTGAACATGAACGATCCCTATGAACTGGCGCGGATCCCCAACGTGCGAGGAACCGTCGAAGTCCTGCGGTTCGCGGCGTACGGTCAGCTCAAGGCCGTGCACCACGTCTCGACCATGGCGGTCTTCATCTCCGCACGCGCCTGCGCGGTCGACGCGGTCCACGACGACAGCGAGCCGTCGCTGGGCTTCTCGGGCACGTTCGGATATCCGGCCTCCAAGTACGTGGCCGAACAGCTGGTGCGCCAGGCCGCCGCCCGCGGACTCCCGGCCGCCGTCTACCGCCCGCCGTTCGTCCTCGGCGACAGCGCCACCGGCAGGTCCGGCGACGGCGAACCGCTCAGCACCCTCATGAAGGTGTGCGTCCAGCTCCGCGCCGCCCCCGCGACGCTTCCCTCGGTGCCGGTCTGCGCCGTCGACCACGCCGGTCGCGTGATCACGGCGCTGGCCCCCGACGCGCCCCGGCGCGACCGGCCGCGGGTGTTCAACCTCCACGACCCCACCCCGTTCCCGCTCAACGACGCGGTGCGTGCCCTGCGCCGGGGCGGACACGACATCGCCGTCCTGCCGGTCGACGAATGGCTCGCGCTCCTCAGGGCCAACCGGCGTACGCGGCCCGCCCGCTCCCTCTACGCGATGTTCGAGATGCTTCCCTACCTGGTGGTGGCCACGCCCGCGCACCGGCTTCCGGACCTCGCTCCGTCCCGTGTCACCGCGATGCTGGCCGAGCGGGGCATCACGGCACCGCCGGTGGACGAGTCCTTCCTGGACAGGCTCACCGGGCGGCTGTTCGCCGCCGAGGGGAGCTGA
- a CDS encoding SDR family oxidoreductase, giving the protein MTGRFVDKVVLVTGGGRGIGRHITQAFAREGAYVVVNCFRDPDTARQTVQDVLDSGGLARLLPGNVADRGAVTALFDDVAERHGRLHVLVNNAAAGRFNAPDAVRERDWLRALSTNAAGALWCAQAARPLLERAPHAAIVNVSSSGAGCALPGYTGTGASKAALEALTRYLAVEYGPAGIRVNTASGGLIEGDARAGMPGNDRLETAARAGTPLRRLGTPEEFAQVVLFLASPAASWITGQLIHADGGLSITHPAYASMLNERA; this is encoded by the coding sequence ATGACCGGACGCTTCGTGGACAAGGTCGTGCTGGTCACCGGCGGCGGCCGGGGCATCGGCAGGCACATCACCCAGGCGTTCGCCCGCGAGGGCGCGTACGTCGTCGTCAACTGCTTCCGCGACCCCGACACGGCGCGGCAGACCGTGCAGGACGTGCTCGACAGCGGCGGCCTGGCACGGCTCCTGCCCGGCAACGTCGCCGATCGGGGCGCCGTCACCGCGCTGTTCGACGACGTGGCCGAGCGGCACGGCCGTCTGCACGTCCTGGTCAACAACGCCGCCGCGGGCCGGTTCAACGCCCCGGACGCCGTCCGCGAACGCGACTGGCTCCGCGCGCTGTCCACCAACGCGGCCGGGGCGCTGTGGTGTGCGCAGGCGGCCCGGCCCCTGCTGGAGCGCGCACCGCACGCGGCGATCGTGAACGTGTCCTCCTCCGGCGCGGGCTGCGCCCTGCCCGGATACACCGGGACCGGCGCCTCCAAAGCCGCCCTCGAAGCGCTCACCCGCTATCTGGCCGTCGAGTACGGGCCTGCCGGGATCCGGGTCAACACCGCCTCCGGCGGGCTGATCGAGGGGGACGCCAGGGCCGGAATGCCGGGCAACGACCGCCTTGAGACCGCGGCCAGGGCGGGCACGCCGCTGCGCAGGCTCGGTACTCCCGAGGAGTTCGCGCAGGTGGTGCTGTTCCTCGCGTCGCCCGCCGCGAGCTGGATCACCGGCCAGCTCATCCACGCCGACGGCGGCCTGTCCATCACCCACCCCGCGTACGCCTCGATGCTGAACGAGCGAGCATGA
- the fabG gene encoding 3-oxoacyl-ACP reductase FabG has protein sequence MTSRRSPGRVALVTGGSRGIGADVATALAGAGHQVAIAYVRNQAAADQVAAATGCLALRADITEPTGVEALFGDVRAHFGSDVQILVNCAGLLADALVGEMTADQWRDVLDVNLTAPFLCGSRAAAGMAAARWGRIVNIGSAAGVLGSMGQANYAAAKAGLIGLTRSLARELAPTTTCNLVMPGPVDTGMIAHLSGKRRRQLADMIPCKRFGTVAEVAAAVAFLCSEEAAFITGAVLPVDGGMSMGH, from the coding sequence ATGACGAGCCGACGCTCCCCCGGCAGGGTCGCGCTGGTCACCGGCGGCTCGCGGGGCATCGGCGCCGACGTCGCCACCGCGCTGGCCGGTGCGGGCCACCAGGTGGCCATCGCCTACGTCAGGAACCAGGCCGCCGCCGACCAGGTGGCCGCCGCGACCGGCTGCCTGGCGCTGCGCGCCGACATCACCGAACCCACCGGCGTCGAGGCCCTGTTCGGCGACGTCCGCGCCCACTTCGGATCGGACGTGCAGATCCTGGTGAACTGCGCGGGCCTGCTCGCCGACGCGCTGGTCGGCGAGATGACGGCGGACCAGTGGCGGGACGTGCTCGACGTGAACCTCACCGCTCCCTTCCTGTGCGGTTCACGCGCCGCCGCGGGCATGGCCGCCGCCCGGTGGGGCCGGATCGTCAACATCGGATCCGCCGCGGGCGTCCTCGGGTCGATGGGGCAGGCCAACTACGCGGCGGCCAAAGCGGGGTTGATCGGTCTGACCCGGTCACTGGCCCGGGAGCTGGCCCCGACCACGACGTGCAACCTGGTCATGCCGGGCCCGGTCGACACCGGGATGATCGCCCACCTGAGCGGCAAACGCCGTCGCCAACTGGCCGACATGATCCCGTGCAAGAGGTTCGGGACGGTCGCCGAAGTGGCCGCCGCGGTCGCCTTCCTCTGTTCGGAGGAGGCCGCCTTCATCACCGGCGCCGTGCTGCCCGTGGACGGAGGCATGTCGATGGGCCATTGA
- a CDS encoding ACP S-malonyltransferase encodes MPMTSWKSPAVVFPGQGSQGPAMGEAWRGRPGWSIVGEAEEILRRALEPMLLDPDAAPASTTDAQLSVVLCSVLSWEALSTTLCGEGGPRPLLAGHSLGFVSALHAAGVLTVRETIEVVALRARVTEAACDGTGGMTALLLGAEGAHKACADISGCWVANDNAPSQTVIAGTYAGLRAAESAAGELGAGDIIPLDVAGPFHTPLMCQASREFLAGLRDIPFTRSRAAVVHNGRTHRAGDTGPNTWRELVAADLITPVRWCDTQHALARAGADAIIEAGHGRTLTGLAKRTLGRMPLFNAASFEACEAIAALLPS; translated from the coding sequence ATGCCCATGACATCGTGGAAATCTCCAGCGGTGGTGTTCCCCGGCCAGGGTTCCCAGGGCCCCGCCATGGGAGAAGCCTGGCGGGGCCGTCCGGGCTGGTCGATCGTCGGGGAGGCCGAAGAGATCCTGCGTCGCGCGCTGGAGCCGATGCTCCTCGACCCCGACGCGGCTCCGGCATCGACCACGGACGCCCAGCTGTCCGTCGTGCTCTGCTCGGTGCTTTCCTGGGAGGCGCTGTCCACCACTCTCTGCGGCGAAGGGGGCCCTCGGCCCCTGCTCGCGGGCCACTCACTGGGATTCGTCTCCGCCCTGCACGCGGCCGGTGTGCTCACCGTCCGCGAGACGATCGAGGTCGTGGCGCTGCGCGCCCGCGTCACCGAGGCCGCCTGCGACGGCACGGGCGGCATGACCGCGCTGCTGCTCGGCGCGGAGGGCGCGCACAAGGCGTGTGCGGACATCTCCGGTTGCTGGGTCGCCAACGACAACGCACCGTCGCAGACGGTCATCGCGGGGACGTACGCGGGGCTGCGTGCCGCCGAGAGCGCGGCCGGTGAGCTGGGGGCGGGCGACATCATTCCGCTCGACGTCGCCGGGCCCTTCCACACTCCGCTGATGTGTCAGGCCTCCAGGGAGTTCCTGGCGGGGCTGCGCGACATCCCCTTCACCCGGTCCCGAGCGGCCGTCGTGCACAACGGCCGCACCCACCGGGCCGGTGACACCGGCCCCAACACCTGGCGCGAGCTCGTCGCCGCCGACCTCATCACCCCGGTGCGCTGGTGCGACACCCAGCACGCGCTGGCCCGGGCCGGGGCCGACGCGATCATCGAGGCGGGGCACGGGCGCACGCTCACCGGCCTGGCCAAACGCACCCTGGGGCGGATGCCGCTGTTCAACGCCGCCTCGTTCGAGGCGTGTGAGGCCATCGCGGCACTTCTCCCCTCATGA
- a CDS encoding cupin domain-containing protein, which yields MNAQTAPQAVLTRAATAETTADPSSVMTLLADYGTDGSALTSYRSTFAKGAVGAPAHFHTKASELFFVVDGALQVLVGEEVKVLEKGDFLLVPPHTPHAFAAAPDREADVLFVFSPGMPRFDYLRLLGRVMRGEASFEEIKNSSEQYDNHYVNSPAWQAALDAAK from the coding sequence ATGAACGCGCAGACCGCACCGCAGGCCGTCCTCACCCGCGCCGCCACCGCCGAGACCACTGCGGACCCCAGCAGCGTGATGACCCTGCTGGCCGACTACGGCACCGACGGCAGCGCGCTCACCAGCTACCGCTCGACCTTCGCCAAGGGCGCGGTCGGCGCCCCGGCCCACTTCCACACCAAGGCGTCCGAGCTGTTCTTCGTGGTGGACGGCGCGCTCCAGGTGCTGGTCGGCGAGGAGGTGAAGGTCCTGGAGAAGGGCGACTTCCTGCTGGTGCCGCCGCACACCCCGCACGCCTTCGCCGCGGCCCCCGACCGGGAGGCCGACGTGCTGTTCGTCTTCAGCCCGGGCATGCCCCGCTTCGACTACCTGCGTCTGCTGGGCCGCGTCATGCGCGGCGAGGCGAGCTTCGAGGAGATCAAGAACTCCTCCGAGCAGTACGACAACCACTACGTGAACAGCCCCGCCTGGCAGGCCGCGCTCGACGCAGCCAAGTAA
- a CDS encoding phosphopantetheine-binding protein has product MSSAVPNPNTPIAIAVTEVLSRVLSVPEDEVTPDARLVDELDADSLDLSEIAAGLAGRGFLVDKADLKSRAVTVADLIGLVNSPPGPA; this is encoded by the coding sequence ATGAGCAGTGCGGTGCCCAACCCCAACACCCCGATCGCCATCGCCGTCACCGAAGTGCTGTCACGGGTCCTCTCGGTTCCCGAGGACGAAGTGACGCCGGACGCACGGCTCGTCGACGAGCTGGACGCGGATTCCCTCGATCTGTCCGAGATCGCGGCCGGACTCGCCGGACGCGGATTCCTCGTGGACAAGGCCGATCTGAAGTCCCGGGCCGTCACGGTGGCGGACCTCATCGGCCTCGTGAACTCGCCGCCCGGGCCCGCCTGA
- a CDS encoding lactonase family protein, which produces MAVGRHAAHAYIGSFTAAGGRGVTTAARDADTGALTVLSSTDEVADPSYLVLSAAGDTLYAVSETADGAVAAYRLDGSEPRLTGAPVPVGSAPTHLTLYAGHLLAANYGSGSVAAVPLRADGTLGAAPSSVLVHTGSGPHPQRQRAPHAHQVRVDPSGRWALSVDLGTDSVRVCALDAEKGELTLHREVALRPGSGPRHLAFHPDGDRAYVLNELTPTVTVCAWNADAGTVEPLGEAAVLTEVPDGDAFPSAIVVAPDGRFLWTATRGADVISVFALDGPGGAPRLTATVACGGHWPRDLAVDPSGRFLYAANERSGDVTWFAVDQATGLPVRTGSVAAPAASCVVFG; this is translated from the coding sequence GTGGCCGTCGGCAGGCACGCCGCACACGCGTACATCGGATCCTTCACCGCGGCCGGAGGGCGCGGCGTCACCACCGCGGCCCGCGACGCGGACACCGGCGCGCTGACCGTCCTGAGCAGCACGGACGAGGTCGCCGACCCGTCGTACCTCGTGCTCTCGGCGGCGGGGGACACCTTGTACGCGGTCAGTGAGACCGCCGACGGCGCGGTCGCCGCCTACCGGCTCGACGGGTCGGAGCCGCGACTCACCGGAGCGCCCGTCCCCGTCGGCTCGGCGCCCACCCACCTCACGCTGTACGCGGGCCACCTGCTCGCCGCCAACTACGGCTCGGGCAGCGTCGCCGCCGTCCCCCTGCGCGCCGACGGAACCCTCGGCGCCGCCCCGTCCAGCGTCCTGGTGCACACCGGCTCGGGACCGCACCCCCAGCGCCAGCGGGCGCCGCACGCCCACCAGGTGCGCGTGGACCCGAGCGGCCGCTGGGCGCTCAGCGTCGACCTCGGCACCGACTCGGTGCGGGTCTGCGCGCTCGACGCGGAGAAGGGGGAACTCACCCTGCACCGCGAGGTCGCGCTGCGCCCCGGGTCGGGACCGCGGCACCTCGCCTTCCACCCGGACGGCGACCGCGCGTACGTCCTGAACGAACTCACGCCGACCGTCACCGTCTGCGCCTGGAACGCCGACGCAGGCACGGTCGAGCCGCTCGGCGAGGCCGCCGTCCTCACGGAGGTCCCGGACGGCGACGCCTTCCCCTCGGCGATCGTCGTCGCCCCCGACGGGCGCTTCCTGTGGACCGCCACGCGCGGCGCGGACGTCATCTCCGTGTTCGCGCTCGACGGTCCGGGCGGTGCGCCGCGGCTCACGGCGACCGTGGCGTGCGGCGGCCACTGGCCGCGTGACCTGGCCGTCGACCCCTCGGGCCGGTTCCTCTACGCGGCCAACGAGCGCTCCGGCGACGTCACCTGGTT
- a CDS encoding FUSC family protein: protein MLKRVFVAPDPGRLRLRSGARAVVGISSAVAVCGLVGHSLSAAIVGGLAALLALFTVLDPTVRGQAVTTALLPVVGLPVLAVAAALHDYPLARDLTFLAVVGAGVYARRWGPRGHSLGVFAFMTYFAAQFLHTVPDQLPELAVAVLLSLCVSSTVRFGLWCYERGRPVAAAPALPQGRGLGRVTTRQAVQAAAGAAFALGVGQVLSDQRWYWAVGATWWVFVNTVSRGETLVRGFRRVLGTVLGIVVGFAVALPVQGAAVPTALVVAVSVFGIFYTAAVSYSWMMFFVTAMASMLYGLLGVLDASLLGLRVAETAVGALGAGLAVLLVLPVTTHAVTDEWIRRALRCVHACTTEAAARLAGTPGADPEPHVAELESLLARVRLAVSPLVHPLHRGRERKARAHGVLALLDDCAREVRSLAEIAADPDASHDARLAAACWRVEAAVEALTTPRGARQAREPQAAVPHAVGHPALAHLNGLERALEAMAGHTKPEEAAYLGGAR from the coding sequence GTGCTGAAGAGGGTGTTCGTGGCTCCGGATCCGGGGCGGCTGCGGCTGCGCAGCGGTGCCCGGGCAGTCGTCGGCATTTCGTCGGCCGTGGCTGTGTGCGGCCTGGTGGGGCACTCCCTCAGCGCGGCCATCGTCGGAGGACTCGCGGCGCTGCTCGCCCTCTTCACCGTGCTCGACCCGACCGTGCGCGGCCAGGCGGTGACGACCGCGCTGCTGCCGGTGGTCGGTCTTCCCGTCCTCGCCGTGGCCGCGGCGCTGCACGACTACCCCTTGGCCAGGGACCTGACGTTCCTCGCCGTGGTCGGCGCCGGGGTCTACGCGCGGCGCTGGGGTCCCCGTGGTCATTCCCTCGGTGTGTTCGCCTTCATGACGTACTTCGCCGCCCAGTTCCTGCACACCGTGCCCGACCAGCTGCCCGAGCTGGCCGTGGCCGTACTGCTCTCGCTCTGCGTCTCGTCGACCGTGCGGTTCGGCCTGTGGTGCTACGAGCGCGGCCGCCCCGTGGCCGCCGCGCCCGCACTGCCGCAGGGACGCGGTCTCGGCCGGGTGACCACGCGGCAGGCCGTGCAGGCCGCGGCGGGGGCGGCGTTCGCGCTCGGGGTGGGGCAGGTGCTCTCCGACCAGCGGTGGTACTGGGCGGTGGGCGCCACGTGGTGGGTGTTCGTGAACACCGTGTCGCGCGGCGAGACGCTGGTGCGGGGCTTCCGCCGGGTCCTCGGCACGGTCCTCGGCATCGTGGTGGGGTTCGCCGTCGCGCTTCCCGTGCAGGGAGCGGCGGTGCCGACCGCCCTGGTCGTGGCGGTGAGCGTCTTCGGGATCTTCTACACCGCGGCCGTCTCGTACAGCTGGATGATGTTCTTCGTGACCGCGATGGCCTCCATGCTGTACGGGCTGCTCGGCGTCCTGGACGCGTCGCTCCTTGGGCTGCGCGTCGCGGAGACCGCGGTCGGCGCGCTCGGCGCGGGGCTCGCGGTCCTGCTCGTCCTGCCGGTCACCACACATGCGGTCACCGACGAGTGGATCCGCCGTGCGCTGCGGTGCGTGCACGCCTGCACGACCGAGGCCGCCGCCCGCCTCGCCGGGACTCCGGGTGCGGACCCCGAGCCCCACGTCGCCGAACTGGAGTCGCTGCTCGCCCGGGTGCGCCTCGCGGTCTCACCGCTGGTGCATCCGCTGCACCGGGGCCGGGAGCGCAAGGCGCGGGCCCACGGGGTGCTCGCGCTTCTCGACGACTGCGCGCGGGAAGTGCGTTCCCTCGCCGAGATCGCGGCGGACCCGGACGCCTCGCACGACGCCAGGCTCGCGGCCGCCTGCTGGCGGGTGGAGGCGGCGGTGGAAGCGCTGACGACTCCGCGTGGCGCCCGGCAGGCACGCGAGCCCCAGGCAGCGGTCCCGCATGCCGTGGGCCACCCGGCCCTCGCGCACCTGAACGGCCTGGAGCGGGCGCTGGAAGCGATGGCCGGGCACACGAAACCGGAGGAAGCGGCGTATCTGGGCGGTGCCCGGTAG